In a single window of the Mesorhizobium shangrilense genome:
- a CDS encoding sugar transferase, translating into MLDRRARLSQRCAAVLALVVGAIPAAITAGLIWVSLGRPLLFRQVRSGLGGRPFTIVKFRTMHDLRDARGELLADADRQTPLSRLIRAVRLDEIPQLLAIAGGDMNFVGPRPLPPSVLAAFGALGRARCAIRPGLTGWAQVNGNTRLSDIDKIALDLWYIDHRSAKLDAWILVLTAFTVLRGERINQRRLTEARADLHRRQARAEAADVQATGATS; encoded by the coding sequence CTGCTCGATCGGCGAGCCCGGCTCTCACAGCGTTGCGCGGCGGTGTTGGCGCTGGTCGTCGGCGCAATCCCCGCAGCGATCACTGCGGGCTTGATCTGGGTCTCCCTCGGGCGACCGCTGCTGTTCAGGCAGGTTCGCAGCGGCCTGGGCGGGCGACCCTTCACCATCGTCAAGTTTCGCACGATGCACGATCTGCGCGACGCGCGCGGAGAGCTGCTGGCGGACGCTGACCGGCAGACGCCGCTGAGCCGGCTCATCCGCGCGGTGCGTCTGGACGAGATCCCCCAACTGCTTGCGATCGCTGGCGGCGACATGAATTTTGTCGGGCCACGGCCGCTTCCGCCTTCGGTGCTCGCTGCCTTCGGTGCGCTTGGCAGGGCGCGGTGCGCAATTCGGCCGGGGCTGACAGGGTGGGCCCAGGTGAACGGCAACACGCGACTTTCCGATATCGACAAGATCGCGCTCGACCTCTGGTACATCGACCATCGCTCGGCGAAGCTGGACGCCTGGATCCTGGTGCTCACTGCGTTTACGGTGTTGCGCGGGGAGCGGATCAACCAGCGGCGCCTGACAGAGGCTCGGGCCGATCTGCACCGCCGTCAGGCCCGGGCCGAGGCCGCCGATGTCCAAGCCACAGGCGCCACCTCATGA
- a CDS encoding methionyl-tRNA formyltransferase, translating to MRTAFVGAVEGSAIALDALVRAGMPPDMLITLEAGAADRHSDFVDLGGRGQAAGIEVVRTRSVNSQPVLEALSALEPDLVLVIGWSQICRGAFRSIARMGNIGFHPAPLPRMRGRAVIPWTILLGEPSTAATLFWLDEGIDSGPILLQEQIAVADDETARTLYAKQTNALASMLPRAVELARSGNAPRIEQDHRLATYCAKRTPDDGRINWHQPADAILRLIRAAGDPYPGAFTTNENGRLVIDAAASYEDSHRYIGLAGQVQCETDEGFVVRCGDGECIHVTQWRQGGASAKPRVHSKLGAVFAP from the coding sequence ATGAGGACGGCGTTCGTTGGCGCCGTGGAAGGCTCCGCCATCGCGCTCGACGCACTTGTGCGCGCCGGAATGCCCCCCGACATGCTGATCACGCTGGAAGCCGGTGCCGCCGACCGCCACTCCGATTTCGTCGACCTTGGGGGGCGGGGACAGGCGGCCGGCATCGAAGTGGTCCGCACGCGCAGCGTCAACTCGCAGCCGGTGCTTGAGGCGCTGTCGGCCCTTGAGCCGGACCTGGTCCTCGTCATCGGCTGGTCCCAGATCTGCCGCGGCGCGTTCCGCTCCATCGCGCGGATGGGGAATATTGGGTTTCATCCAGCGCCGCTGCCCCGCATGCGAGGCCGCGCGGTGATCCCATGGACCATCCTGCTCGGAGAACCGTCGACGGCGGCGACTTTGTTCTGGCTGGACGAGGGGATCGATTCCGGGCCGATCCTGCTGCAGGAGCAGATCGCGGTGGCTGACGACGAGACGGCGCGAACACTCTATGCGAAGCAGACCAATGCGTTGGCGAGCATGCTGCCGCGGGCGGTCGAACTGGCGCGGTCCGGCAATGCGCCGCGGATCGAACAGGATCATCGACTGGCGACATATTGCGCCAAGCGGACGCCGGACGACGGCCGCATCAACTGGCATCAACCCGCGGACGCGATTCTCCGGCTGATCCGCGCAGCAGGCGATCCATATCCGGGTGCGTTCACCACAAATGAAAACGGCAGGCTCGTGATTGATGCCGCGGCGTCCTACGAGGACTCCCACCGCTACATCGGCCTTGCAGGGCAGGTGCAGTGCGAGACTGACGAGGGGTTCGTTGTGCGTTGCGGAGACGGCGAATGCATCCACGTCACCCAATGGCGTCAGGGCGGCGCCAGCGCGAAACCGCGCGTGCATTCGAAGCTTGGCGCAGTTTTCGCCCCGTAG
- a CDS encoding polysaccharide biosynthesis protein produces the protein MADTDLAATARSTGERYAKSWYRSVRSWIASAIKSAMRNRRLFAIDLALSALALVLASWLRVGSQFFVAKPEAANALLVFTLVFVAICAVTFPAAGLYKRKWKYASIADYIVLVQAILIASMMLTTCVFLYSRFSFIPHSIIAIELVLLTSMLAAVRLAFRQEDLWTLAPAALRAVSGVNEMVPVLLVGPGQEADIYLRALQRDPTSTYRPVGFLDSSPSETGAMLRGVPVLGTTDEFEPVIAELDSRRQRPRHLIFTAPLSSFGVATVERLIAQADRIGIAVSRLNPATELRHTRGANAFELRPIELTDLLERPQAALDVQALQRFIRNRRVLVTGAGGSIGSELARQIAALSPARLVVVDNCEFNLYSVDLDLAEKYSGVARSAHLCDVRDRRRLDNVFAEHKPELVFHAAALKHVPMVELNPCEGVLTNVCGTMNVAEAVKRWGALCMVQISTDKVVNSPNVMGATKRLAELYCQALDLDCAGKPGAPRFVTVRFGNVLGSSGSLVPLFKRQLARGGPLTVTHPEMKRFFMTIREAVELTLQASAYALEKQLGSGEIFVLDMGQPIKIIDIARRMIRLAGFIPDKDVKIQIIGRRPGEKLFEELFDENEKRVAPPVPGVFGAVPTPVPLPDLCEAFGRLHDLAVEGNEPGVFEIMRRVMPGFRRAGTAVAQAADQREG, from the coding sequence ATGGCGGATACGGATCTCGCAGCAACTGCGCGCTCGACCGGTGAGCGCTACGCCAAGTCCTGGTACAGGTCGGTGCGTTCGTGGATCGCGTCGGCGATAAAGTCGGCGATGCGCAACAGACGCCTGTTCGCCATCGACCTTGCGTTGAGCGCGCTCGCGCTCGTGCTCGCCAGCTGGCTCCGCGTCGGTTCGCAATTCTTCGTGGCAAAGCCCGAGGCAGCAAACGCCCTGCTCGTGTTCACGCTGGTTTTCGTCGCGATCTGCGCAGTCACCTTTCCGGCTGCAGGTCTCTACAAGCGCAAATGGAAATACGCATCGATCGCAGACTACATCGTGCTCGTGCAAGCGATCCTCATCGCCTCGATGATGTTGACGACCTGCGTGTTCCTTTACTCCCGCTTCTCGTTCATCCCGCATTCCATCATCGCCATCGAACTCGTGCTGCTGACATCGATGCTGGCGGCCGTGAGACTCGCATTCAGGCAGGAAGACCTGTGGACCCTGGCGCCGGCGGCGCTGCGCGCGGTGAGCGGCGTCAACGAGATGGTCCCGGTCCTGCTGGTCGGCCCCGGCCAGGAGGCGGACATCTACCTTCGTGCGCTTCAGCGCGACCCGACGTCGACGTACCGGCCGGTGGGCTTCCTCGACAGCTCGCCTTCGGAAACCGGCGCAATGCTCAGGGGCGTCCCGGTGCTCGGCACCACAGACGAATTCGAGCCAGTCATCGCAGAGCTCGACAGTCGTCGGCAGCGACCCCGCCATCTCATCTTCACGGCGCCGCTGTCCTCCTTCGGCGTCGCCACTGTGGAGCGGCTGATAGCCCAGGCGGATCGGATCGGCATCGCGGTCTCGCGCCTCAATCCTGCGACCGAACTACGCCACACGCGCGGCGCCAACGCCTTCGAACTGCGCCCGATCGAGCTCACCGACCTGCTCGAACGTCCGCAGGCGGCACTGGACGTGCAGGCCTTGCAGCGCTTCATCCGGAACCGACGCGTGCTCGTGACAGGCGCCGGCGGATCGATCGGCAGCGAACTGGCGCGGCAGATTGCGGCTCTGTCGCCGGCCCGCCTGGTCGTCGTCGACAATTGCGAGTTCAATCTCTATTCGGTCGATCTTGATCTGGCGGAAAAATACTCCGGTGTCGCGCGATCCGCGCATCTGTGCGACGTGCGCGACAGGCGCCGGCTGGACAACGTGTTCGCCGAGCACAAGCCTGAGCTGGTGTTTCATGCCGCGGCCCTGAAGCATGTGCCGATGGTGGAGCTGAACCCTTGCGAGGGCGTGCTCACCAATGTCTGCGGCACGATGAACGTGGCGGAAGCGGTGAAGCGCTGGGGCGCGCTCTGCATGGTGCAGATCTCCACCGACAAGGTCGTCAACTCGCCAAACGTCATGGGCGCGACGAAGCGGCTTGCCGAACTGTATTGCCAGGCGCTGGACCTCGACTGCGCCGGCAAGCCTGGCGCCCCACGCTTCGTCACCGTCCGCTTCGGCAACGTGCTGGGCTCGAGCGGCTCGCTCGTCCCCCTCTTCAAGCGTCAGCTCGCGCGTGGCGGACCCCTGACCGTGACCCACCCGGAGATGAAGCGCTTCTTCATGACCATCCGCGAAGCGGTCGAGCTCACGCTGCAGGCCTCGGCCTACGCGCTGGAGAAGCAGTTGGGGAGCGGCGAGATCTTCGTGCTCGACATGGGGCAGCCGATCAAGATCATCGACATTGCCCGCCGCATGATCCGACTCGCCGGCTTCATCCCGGACAAGGACGTGAAGATCCAGATCATCGGTCGACGTCCGGGCGAGAAGCTGTTCGAGGAATTGTTCGACGAGAACGAAAAGCGCGTGGCGCCGCCGGTGCCGGGCGTCTTCGGGGCGGTCCCGACACCGGTGCCGCTGCCTGACCTCTGCGAAGCGTTCGGACGGCTGCACGACCTTGCCGTGGAGGGCAACGAGCCGGGCGTCTTCGAAATCATGCGGCGTGTCATGCCGGGCTTCCGCCGGGCGGGGACGGCCGTCGCTCAGGCAGCCGATCAGCGCGAAGGCTAA